The following proteins are encoded in a genomic region of uncultured Ilyobacter sp.:
- the ilvB gene encoding biosynthetic-type acetolactate synthase large subunit translates to MSYKSFIKGSRIVLEVLKRMGVKDIFGYPGGAVIPIYDAFYDFDGIKHYLSRHEQGATHAADGYARTTGKTGVCIATSGPGATNTVTGIMTAYMDSVPLLVITGQVPTSFLGRDSFQESDILGITSPITKHNYLVKNIEELPGILKEAYALTKKGRPGPVLIDIPKDIQMQEISVEKFEELYAIHCEYVGNKYPKKYTAKDINSAVELIKNANQPVFIIGGGVMNAGAAEETQKLLSKIKAPSVATLMGLGGVPHNFPGHMGMIGMHGKVWANRCVNEADLVVSLGMRFDDRIVGDPEKFAPHAKKIHVDIDAAEINKNVKIDLPLVGDAKDVLEDLLNAGIEADFTEWMEKCESYILDEGSQGDCLNQVSAIKYLGEILPDTSIVVTDVGQHQMFTAQHFKFKQPLSFCTSGGAGTMGYGLPAAIGAQVGNPDKRVISIIGDGGFQMNQQELIVLKQYHLPVKIFILNNGTLGMVRQWQELFNQKRYSEVILDVNPDFVKLAEANGLRGVRVNSVEELKQIEAMINDDQPLLVDVVVPRDCNVYPIIPAGKSFSETIIGE, encoded by the coding sequence ATGAGTTATAAGAGTTTTATAAAAGGGTCAAGAATTGTATTGGAAGTTTTGAAAAGGATGGGAGTAAAGGATATATTTGGATATCCTGGAGGAGCAGTCATTCCAATTTACGATGCTTTTTATGATTTTGATGGGATAAAACACTATCTATCAAGGCATGAGCAGGGTGCCACTCATGCTGCAGACGGATATGCAAGGACTACTGGTAAAACCGGGGTATGCATAGCAACGTCCGGGCCGGGGGCCACAAATACAGTCACAGGAATAATGACTGCCTATATGGATTCTGTGCCTCTTTTGGTAATAACAGGACAAGTTCCCACTAGTTTTTTAGGAAGAGATTCATTTCAAGAGTCGGATATACTAGGGATAACATCGCCAATCACAAAACATAATTATCTTGTAAAAAATATAGAAGAGCTTCCAGGGATTCTAAAAGAAGCCTATGCTCTTACTAAAAAAGGAAGACCGGGACCTGTACTTATTGATATTCCAAAAGATATACAGATGCAGGAGATCTCAGTAGAAAAGTTTGAAGAATTATATGCAATTCACTGTGAGTATGTGGGAAATAAATATCCTAAAAAATATACAGCAAAAGATATCAATTCTGCTGTGGAACTTATAAAAAATGCCAACCAGCCTGTATTTATTATCGGCGGAGGGGTCATGAACGCAGGGGCGGCAGAAGAAACTCAAAAGCTACTATCAAAAATAAAGGCTCCTAGTGTAGCCACTTTGATGGGCCTAGGGGGAGTTCCTCATAATTTCCCAGGACACATGGGAATGATAGGTATGCACGGAAAGGTATGGGCCAACAGATGTGTAAATGAGGCAGATTTAGTTGTTTCTCTTGGAATGAGATTTGATGACAGAATTGTTGGGGATCCGGAAAAATTTGCTCCCCATGCTAAAAAAATACACGTAGATATTGATGCAGCGGAAATAAATAAAAATGTCAAAATTGATCTTCCACTTGTAGGGGACGCTAAAGATGTATTAGAGGACCTTCTCAATGCAGGTATAGAGGCTGATTTTACTGAGTGGATGGAGAAATGTGAATCCTATATACTAGATGAAGGTTCACAAGGGGATTGCCTGAATCAGGTAAGTGCAATAAAGTACCTAGGAGAGATTTTACCAGATACCAGCATAGTAGTAACTGACGTGGGACAGCATCAGATGTTTACAGCTCAACACTTTAAATTTAAACAGCCTCTTTCTTTTTGTACATCTGGAGGAGCTGGTACCATGGGATATGGACTTCCTGCAGCTATAGGGGCACAGGTAGGGAATCCAGATAAAAGGGTAATCTCGATCATAGGAGACGGTGGATTCCAGATGAATCAGCAGGAGCTTATTGTTCTCAAGCAGTACCACCTTCCTGTAAAGATCTTTATATTAAATAATGGGACATTAGGAATGGTTAGACAATGGCAGGAACTTTTTAATCAAAAGAGATATTCTGAGGTTATTCTGGATGTGAATCCTGATTTTGTAAAACTTGCTGAGGCAAATGGATTAAGAGGGGTAAGGGTCAACAGTGTAGAGGAATTAAAACAGATCGAAGCGATGATAAATGATGACCAGCCGCTTCTTGTGGATGTGGTAGTTCCTAGAGATTGCAATGTATATCCGATAATACCAGCAGGGAAGTCTTTTTCAGAAACGATAATAGGGGAGTGA
- the ilvN gene encoding acetolactate synthase small subunit, with protein MKYREILIIMNNKPGVLSKISGLFQKRGINIETITAGESYPADLVRMTVCGNWDEYTVHQIMAQAEKLFDVRFVKEFDDKNSVDRELALIKLKADDSRRAEIMQVTTIYRGNIVDVGRESLIIEITGGKDKIAGFLDYVETFGILEVARTGVTSMTRGSEM; from the coding sequence ATGAAATACAGGGAAATACTTATAATAATGAACAATAAACCGGGAGTTTTAAGTAAAATATCGGGATTATTTCAAAAGAGGGGAATCAATATAGAAACAATCACTGCAGGGGAAAGTTATCCTGCAGACCTTGTGAGAATGACTGTGTGTGGAAACTGGGACGAGTACACCGTACACCAGATAATGGCTCAGGCAGAAAAACTTTTTGATGTGAGATTTGTAAAAGAGTTTGACGATAAAAATAGTGTGGACAGGGAGTTGGCACTTATTAAATTGAAGGCCGATGACTCTAGAAGAGCTGAAATAATGCAGGTAACGACAATATATAGGGGAAATATTGTAGATGTAGGAAGAGAGAGCCTTATAATAGAGATCACTGGCGGGAAAGATAAAATCGCAGGTTTTCTTGACTATGTAGAAACTTTTGGGATTTTAGAAGTTGCTAGAACTGGAGTAACAAGCATGACAAGAGGAAGTGAAATGTAA
- a CDS encoding NADH:flavin oxidoreductase: MNTIFSPYKIKNINIKNRIVLPPMVRFSLVKKDGLVTKELVNWYEDVARNGVGLIIVEASCVASDGKLRPNQIGIWDDSFIPGLSEIAKICHKWNVPAIIQIHHAGFKEDIATVEEKVLDNILDQFLEAFRRAKKCGFDGIEIHGAHTYLLSQLNSRLWNTRKDKYGGNFQKRMYFNKELIERTRDLFDEDFILAYRMGGNEPHLEDGVEIARYLESIGVDLLHVSSGVPDPAYKSEIKIDLPEEFPLDWVIYLGTEIKKHVDIPVIGVRKIKTEKDASWLIENGYLDFVAIGRGLIARPHWMRWAKKQFKRRKSLLFKK; the protein is encoded by the coding sequence ATGAATACAATTTTCTCACCTTATAAAATAAAAAATATAAATATAAAAAACAGAATTGTACTTCCACCTATGGTGAGATTTTCCTTGGTAAAAAAAGACGGGCTTGTCACAAAAGAGCTTGTAAACTGGTACGAGGACGTGGCTAGAAACGGAGTGGGACTAATAATTGTTGAGGCTTCATGTGTAGCCTCTGATGGAAAACTCCGTCCAAATCAGATTGGAATATGGGACGACAGTTTCATACCAGGGCTTTCTGAAATAGCCAAAATCTGCCATAAATGGAATGTCCCTGCAATAATACAGATACACCATGCAGGTTTTAAGGAAGACATAGCAACTGTGGAAGAAAAAGTTCTTGATAATATATTAGATCAATTTTTAGAGGCCTTTCGTCGAGCAAAAAAATGCGGCTTTGACGGAATTGAGATTCACGGGGCACACACCTATCTTCTCTCACAGTTAAATTCACGTCTTTGGAACACTCGTAAAGATAAATACGGAGGAAATTTTCAAAAGAGGATGTACTTTAACAAAGAGCTCATAGAACGCACCAGAGACCTTTTTGACGAAGATTTTATCCTCGCCTATAGAATGGGTGGCAATGAACCTCATCTAGAGGATGGCGTGGAAATAGCTAGATATTTAGAGAGTATAGGGGTGGATCTCTTACATGTTTCTAGCGGTGTACCAGACCCCGCCTATAAGTCTGAGATAAAAATTGATCTGCCAGAAGAATTTCCCCTCGACTGGGTTATATATCTAGGTACAGAGATAAAAAAACATGTAGATATACCTGTTATAGGAGTGAGGAAAATAAAGACCGAAAAAGATGCCAGTTGGCTTATCGAAAACGGTTATTTAGATTTTGTGGCCATAGGAAGAGGTCTCATTGCAAGGCCCCATTGGATGAGATGGGCAAAAAAGCAATTTAAGAGAAGAAAAAGTCTGCTCTTTAAGAAATAA
- a CDS encoding ATP-binding cassette domain-containing protein: MIATSNLSMSFGGRKLFEDVNVKFTPGNCYGLIGANGAGKSTFVKILSGELDPTEGEVIFDKKKSMAVLKQDHFAYEENDVLDVVLMGHEELYSIKKEQEELYSKPDATEEDYARAGELTDRIEELDGWSAETNAEKILMGLGIGADLHTKMMKELTEGEKVKVLLAQAIFGDPDVLLLDEPTNGLDIMAISWLENFLMTLENTTVIVISHDRHFLNKVCTHIADVDYGKVKMYVGNYDFWYESNQLMVTLINNKNKKLEQKRAELKDFIARFSANASKSKQATSRKKQLENLQLEDMQVSNRKYPFIEFKAERESGNNILKVENLTKTIDGVKVLDNLSFTINPKDKVILLSKNDIVKTTLLSILAGEIEPDSGSFTWGVTTTQAYMPRDNSKFFEGSDLALIDWLRQYSPDQHDSFVRGFLGRMLFSGEESFKKVNVLSGGEKVRCMLSRMMLTGSNVLLFDNPTDHLDLESITSLNKALVKFDETIIFAAHDHEFIQTVANRIIEITPNGLLDKLMEYDDYIQDEAIQERLAELYG, from the coding sequence ATGATCGCAACAAGTAACCTTTCAATGAGTTTTGGGGGAAGGAAGCTTTTCGAAGATGTAAATGTAAAATTTACTCCTGGGAATTGCTACGGACTAATAGGTGCAAATGGTGCCGGTAAATCAACTTTTGTAAAAATACTTTCTGGAGAACTTGACCCTACTGAGGGAGAAGTTATTTTTGACAAGAAAAAAAGTATGGCAGTTCTTAAGCAGGATCACTTTGCTTATGAAGAAAATGATGTTTTAGACGTGGTACTAATGGGACACGAAGAGCTTTATTCGATAAAAAAAGAGCAGGAAGAATTATATTCTAAACCTGATGCAACTGAAGAAGATTATGCTAGGGCAGGAGAGCTAACTGATAGAATAGAAGAGCTAGATGGTTGGTCAGCAGAAACAAATGCAGAGAAGATACTAATGGGGCTAGGTATAGGGGCAGATCTTCATACTAAAATGATGAAAGAACTCACAGAGGGAGAAAAAGTAAAAGTTCTCCTAGCTCAGGCCATATTTGGTGATCCAGATGTACTCTTACTTGACGAGCCTACCAACGGACTCGACATCATGGCTATCTCTTGGCTTGAAAATTTCCTTATGACCCTTGAGAATACAACTGTTATAGTTATATCCCATGACAGACACTTTTTAAACAAGGTGTGTACTCATATCGCAGACGTTGATTATGGTAAGGTAAAAATGTATGTAGGTAACTATGACTTCTGGTATGAGTCAAACCAGCTTATGGTTACACTTATAAATAATAAAAACAAAAAACTTGAGCAAAAAAGAGCTGAACTAAAAGACTTTATCGCCAGATTTAGTGCCAACGCTTCAAAGTCAAAACAGGCAACTTCTAGAAAGAAGCAGCTAGAAAATCTTCAGTTAGAAGATATGCAGGTTTCCAACAGAAAATATCCGTTTATTGAGTTTAAGGCTGAGAGAGAATCTGGAAATAACATTCTGAAGGTAGAAAACCTTACTAAAACCATTGACGGTGTAAAAGTACTAGATAACTTAAGCTTTACAATTAATCCTAAGGACAAGGTTATTCTTCTTTCTAAAAATGATATAGTGAAAACAACACTTCTTTCTATATTAGCAGGAGAGATAGAGCCAGATAGCGGGAGCTTTACTTGGGGAGTTACGACGACTCAGGCCTACATGCCTAGAGATAACTCAAAATTCTTTGAAGGTTCCGACCTTGCATTGATTGACTGGTTGAGACAGTATTCTCCAGACCAGCATGATTCATTTGTAAGAGGTTTCTTAGGAAGAATGCTATTCTCTGGAGAGGAATCTTTCAAGAAGGTAAATGTCCTTTCAGGAGGGGAGAAAGTAAGATGTATGCTTTCTAGAATGATGCTTACAGGATCGAATGTACTTTTATTTGATAACCCTACAGATCACTTGGATCTAGAATCAATAACATCTTTAAACAAAGCGCTAGTTAAATTTGACGAAACAATTATTTTTGCCGCTCATGACCATGAGTTCATACAGACTGTGGCAAACAGAATAATTGAGATCACTCCTAACGGATTGCTTGATAAATTAATGGAATATGACGACTATATCCAGGACGAGGCCATACAGGAAAGACTGGCAGAACTTTACGGATAA
- a CDS encoding cyclase family protein — translation MKIVDLTHMINENMPVFPGSEKPKFENIGVLEKDGFEEKKITIYSHTGTHMDAPRHILADSKGLDDFSPEKFIGKGIVVDARGKSDITLELLSKYETEIEKSDFVLINTGWDRYWGEDRYYRGFPTMTIEAAQWIACKKIKGLGIDAISVDPVESLDLVNHNILLKKEILIIENLKIPEKLHGKEFLFSAFPLKVENSDGSPIRAVAILDI, via the coding sequence ATGAAAATAGTGGATCTCACACATATGATAAATGAAAATATGCCGGTGTTTCCAGGGTCGGAAAAGCCAAAATTTGAGAATATAGGGGTTTTGGAAAAGGATGGTTTCGAGGAGAAAAAAATAACTATTTATTCTCATACCGGGACCCATATGGATGCTCCTAGGCACATCCTAGCTGATAGCAAAGGGCTTGACGATTTTTCACCGGAGAAATTTATTGGGAAAGGTATAGTTGTTGATGCTAGAGGTAAAAGTGATATAACTCTTGAACTTCTCAGTAAATATGAAACAGAGATAGAGAAAAGTGATTTTGTACTTATAAATACAGGATGGGACAGATATTGGGGAGAGGATAGATACTATAGAGGTTTTCCAACTATGACTATAGAGGCTGCCCAATGGATTGCCTGCAAAAAAATTAAGGGGCTAGGTATAGATGCCATATCAGTAGACCCTGTTGAAAGTTTGGACCTTGTTAACCATAATATTCTCCTTAAAAAAGAGATACTGATAATAGAAAATTTAAAAATCCCTGAAAAACTTCATGGAAAGGAATTTTTATTTTCAGCCTTTCCTTTAAAAGTTGAAAATTCAGACGGTTCCCCTATACGGGCAGTGGCCATCTTAGATATATAA
- a CDS encoding cysteine-rich small domain-containing protein, with the protein MLKKEAFNHKFVQNSKCEYFPCHKMDDKEKFNCLFCYCPLYMMGEECGGNFKYTEHGIKDCSQCSLPHIKDVGYDHIRGKMKTVINMVKDKHLKNKK; encoded by the coding sequence TTGTTAAAGAAAGAGGCTTTTAACCATAAATTTGTACAAAACAGTAAGTGTGAGTATTTCCCATGTCACAAAATGGATGACAAGGAAAAATTTAACTGTTTGTTCTGTTACTGCCCTCTATACATGATGGGCGAAGAGTGCGGTGGTAATTTTAAATATACAGAGCACGGAATAAAGGACTGTTCTCAGTGCAGCCTTCCTCACATAAAGGATGTGGGCTATGACCACATTCGTGGAAAAATGAAAACTGTCATCAATATGGTCAAAGATAAACACCTGAAAAATAAAAAATAA
- the grxC gene encoding glutaredoxin 3 codes for MKKEITIYIKKTCPYCIRAKMLLDSKKVNYTEIDIEEHPEQREVMITRSNGRKTVPQIFIDEFHVGGCDDLFALDNSKRLDSLLNPSDTREEI; via the coding sequence ATGAAGAAAGAGATAACTATTTACATAAAAAAAACCTGTCCGTATTGTATCAGGGCAAAGATGCTTTTGGATTCCAAAAAAGTAAACTATACGGAAATAGATATTGAAGAACACCCAGAACAGCGTGAAGTTATGATCACAAGATCAAATGGCAGAAAGACTGTCCCACAGATTTTCATCGATGAGTTCCACGTGGGCGGATGTGACGATTTATTTGCATTAGATAATTCTAAAAGGCTTGACTCTCTTTTAAATCCAAGTGACACAAGGGAAGAAATTTAA
- a CDS encoding DsrE family protein: MKKDNLYILWTNDNPLTAEHMVMMYSKNALLRNWWDEVTVVIWGATSKLVAENDNIQQLIKEGEESGVKFSGCLACANNLGTTEKLMELGIELKLWGEPLTELIKNKENILTV; the protein is encoded by the coding sequence ATGAAGAAAGATAATTTGTATATTCTATGGACAAACGACAACCCTTTAACGGCAGAGCATATGGTCATGATGTACTCTAAAAATGCTTTGCTTAGAAATTGGTGGGATGAGGTTACAGTTGTTATCTGGGGGGCGACATCTAAACTTGTTGCTGAAAATGATAATATCCAACAGCTTATAAAAGAGGGAGAGGAGTCAGGAGTTAAGTTCAGCGGGTGCCTTGCCTGTGCCAATAATCTTGGAACAACAGAAAAACTTATGGAATTAGGAATTGAACTGAAACTATGGGGTGAGCCTTTAACTGAACTCATAAAAAATAAAGAAAATATTTTAACAGTATAA
- a CDS encoding flavodoxin family protein: MILGISGSPRPNRITDYAVKEILGNYNGETKFISLSGKHISGCVSCLGCIEDNKCVVKDDFPEIAEAMVKADAIVLGVPNYYDLPNALSHSLLERCFCFRHKSAFLLKNKPLVIISTGYSKDEENNQVLKIVEYFAKSNKMNVISKFLVGAYSQCYTCGAGMTCVDGNIVKNHGFVEKVTTEMLPPEFYDQPESIKKCKNAGKILEDYLNKG, encoded by the coding sequence ATGATCTTAGGTATATCAGGAAGTCCAAGGCCGAATAGAATAACAGACTATGCAGTTAAAGAAATACTCGGAAATTACAACGGTGAAACAAAATTTATCTCACTTTCTGGAAAACATATATCAGGGTGTGTTAGCTGTCTTGGATGTATCGAAGATAACAAATGTGTAGTTAAAGATGATTTCCCAGAAATAGCAGAAGCTATGGTAAAAGCTGACGCCATTGTGTTGGGAGTTCCAAATTATTATGACCTCCCCAACGCTCTTTCACATAGTTTACTAGAAAGATGCTTTTGTTTCCGTCACAAAAGTGCCTTTTTATTGAAGAATAAACCCCTTGTAATCATATCCACCGGCTATTCTAAGGATGAAGAAAATAACCAGGTACTTAAAATTGTTGAATACTTTGCAAAAAGCAATAAAATGAATGTGATTTCAAAATTTTTAGTAGGGGCTTATTCTCAATGTTATACTTGTGGAGCCGGAATGACATGTGTTGACGGCAATATAGTAAAAAATCATGGATTTGTGGAGAAAGTAACCACTGAAATGCTGCCGCCTGAGTTTTATGATCAACCAGAATCAATAAAAAAATGTAAAAATGCAGGGAAAATACTAGAGGACTACCTGAATAAAGGATAG
- a CDS encoding DsbA family oxidoreductase, whose product MKIEIWSDFVCPYCYLGEKKLEKALESFENRENIDISFRSYQLNPDEVKHERGNYYEFIAKKYGVPYESAKARMDATKSEAAKVGLNYRYDIMIRNNTSLAHQAAKFAKDEGKEKILVDQLFKAYFEEGADLGNLETLLSLASEIGLNTDKLEKVLKEKSYLSEVAKDQMEASSIGITGVPFFIINDKVAVSGAQSIEHFKGALKKAAEM is encoded by the coding sequence ATGAAAATAGAAATCTGGTCTGATTTTGTATGCCCCTACTGTTACCTGGGTGAAAAAAAGTTAGAAAAGGCTCTTGAAAGCTTTGAAAATAGAGAGAATATAGATATAAGCTTCAGGAGCTATCAGCTTAATCCAGATGAGGTAAAGCATGAACGTGGAAATTATTATGAGTTTATAGCAAAAAAATACGGAGTGCCTTATGAAAGTGCAAAAGCACGTATGGATGCCACTAAAAGTGAGGCGGCTAAAGTTGGATTGAATTATAGGTATGATATTATGATAAGAAATAACACTTCCCTGGCTCATCAGGCAGCTAAATTTGCCAAGGATGAGGGAAAAGAAAAGATCCTTGTTGACCAATTATTCAAGGCATATTTCGAAGAGGGAGCAGATTTAGGAAATTTAGAAACTTTGCTATCTCTAGCTAGCGAAATTGGTCTCAATACTGATAAGTTGGAAAAAGTTCTAAAAGAGAAGTCTTATTTATCAGAGGTTGCAAAAGATCAGATGGAGGCTTCAAGTATTGGGATAACAGGAGTTCCTTTTTTTATAATTAATGACAAGGTGGCTGTTTCAGGTGCACAGAGCATAGAACATTTTAAGGGTGCTCTAAAGAAAGCAGCTGAGATGTAA